One Papaver somniferum cultivar HN1 chromosome 10, ASM357369v1, whole genome shotgun sequence genomic window carries:
- the LOC113316227 gene encoding phospholipid--sterol O-acyltransferase-like: protein MNPLTPWNRPPLKNVFCIYGIDSKTEVGYYFAPSGKPYPDNWIITDVIYEHEGGLFSRSGNSVDGNPGVKSGDDTVPYHSLSWCKTWLGPKVNITRAPQSEHDGSDVQEDLNVEHLYDTDIVPNMTRTPRVKYITYYEDSESLPGKRTAVWEVDKASHRNIVRSPVLMRELWLQMWHDIHPDAKSKFVTKAKRGPLRNEDCYWDYGKARCAWPEHCEYRYLFGDVHLGQSCRLKNSSADSLLHYL, encoded by the exons atgaatCCCCTTACACCTTGGAACAGACCTCCATTGAAGAATGTCTTTTGCATCTATGGCATAGATTCAAAGACAGAG GTTGGGTATTATTTCGCTCCAAGTGGCAAGCCATATCCCGATAATTGGATCATAACTGATGTCATTTATGAGCATGAAGGAGGTCTGTTTTCAAG GTCAGGGAACTCGGTAGACGGGAATCCAGGAGTTAAAAGTGGAGATGACACG GTGCCATATCATTCCCTGTCCTGGTGCAAGACTTGGCTTGGACCTAAAGTGAACATTACAAGGGCTCCTCAG TCAGAGCATGATGGATCTGATGTACAAGAGGATCTGAATGTAGAGCATCTCTATGACACAGATATAGTTCCAAACATGACAAGGACCCCTCGTGTGAAGTACATAACATATTATGAAGATTCCGAAAGTCTTCCAGGAAAAAGAACAGCAGTTTGGGAGGTCGATAAAG CAAGTCACAGGAACATTGTTCGATCTCCAGTTCTAATGCGAGAGCTGTGGCTTCAGATGTGGCATGACATTCATCCCGATGCAAAATCAAAATTTGTGACAAAAG CTAAACGAGGACCATTGAGAAATGAGGACTGTTATTGGGATTATGGAAAAGCTCGGTGTGCCTGGCCTGAACACTGCGAATATAG GTATCTTTTTGGGGATGTTCATCTGGGGCAGAGCTGTAGATTGAAGAATAGTTCAGCagattctcttttgcattatctATAG
- the LOC113314964 gene encoding phospholipid--sterol O-acyltransferase-like isoform X3 has protein sequence MRDFQRFSSCILSVMVFTFLIGTTSLFVSGEGGGLSGDYSKLSGIIIPGYASTQLGAWSILDCPYSPLDFNPLDAVWLDSTKILSAVNCWLKCMLLDPYNQTDHPECKSRPDSGLSAITELEPGYITGPLSSVWKEWVRWCIEFGIEANAIIAVPYDWRLSASMLEERDLYFHKLKITFETALKLRGGPSIVFAHSLGNNVFRYFLEWLKLEIAPKQYLQWFDDHIHAYFAVGAPLLGSCEAVKATLSGETFGLPVSEVLIMFIGRIFLREKERVTISTIVMTWNFI, from the exons ATGAGAGACTTTCAAAGATTTTCATCTTGTATTCTGAGTGTCATGGTGTTTACATTTCTCATTGGTACAACAAGTTTATTCGTTAGTGGTGAAGGAGGAGGACTCTCAGGAGATTATTCAAAACTATCAGGGATAATAATACCAGGTTACGCTTCAACACAGCTTGGAGCTTGGTCTATTCTTGATTGCCCTTACTCTCCtctcgattttaaccctcttgaTGCTGTCTGGCTTGACTCCACAAAA ATTCTTTCTGCGGTAAATTGTTGGTTGAAGTGTATGTTGTTAGACCCTTACAATCAAACTGATCACCCTGAATGCAAATCAAGACCTGATAGTGGTCTTTCTGCGATTACGGAGCTTGAGCCTGGATACATTACAG GTCCTCTTTCTTCAGTGTGGAAAGAATGGGTTAGATGGTGCATTGAGTTTGGAATTGAGGCAAATGCAATCATTGCTGTTCCATATGATTGGAGGTTGTCAGCATCAATGctggaagagagagatctttacTTTCACAAGCTAAA GATTACTTTTGAAACAGCACTCAAACTTCGCGGGGGACCCTCCATAGTTTTTGCCCATTCCCTGGGAAACAATGTGTTCCGCTACTTTTTAGAATGGTTAAAGCTCGAAATTGCACCAAAACAGTACCTTCAATGGTTTGATGACCACATACATGCCTATTTTGCCGTTG GAGCCCCTCTTCTTGGTTCGTGTGAGGCAGTCAAAGCGACTCTCTCTGGAGAAACATTTGGCCTTCCAGTTAGCGAG GTCCTGATAATGTTTATTGGAAGAATTTTTTTGAGGGAAAAGGAAAGGGTAACCATAAGTACCATTGTGATGACATGGAATTTCATCTAA
- the LOC113314964 gene encoding phospholipid--sterol O-acyltransferase-like isoform X1, whose amino-acid sequence MRDFQRFSSCILSVMVFTFLIGTTSLFVSGEGGGLSGDYSKLSGIIIPGYASTQLGAWSILDCPYSPLDFNPLDAVWLDSTKILSAVNCWLKCMLLDPYNQTDHPECKSRPDSGLSAITELEPGYITGPLSSVWKEWVRWCIEFGIEANAIIAVPYDWRLSASMLEERDLYFHKLKFVHNCHFMFYVITFETALKLRGGPSIVFAHSLGNNVFRYFLEWLKLEIAPKQYLQWFDDHIHAYFAVGAPLLGSCEAVKATLSGETFGLPVSEVLIMFIGRIFLREKERVTISTIVMTWNFI is encoded by the exons ATGAGAGACTTTCAAAGATTTTCATCTTGTATTCTGAGTGTCATGGTGTTTACATTTCTCATTGGTACAACAAGTTTATTCGTTAGTGGTGAAGGAGGAGGACTCTCAGGAGATTATTCAAAACTATCAGGGATAATAATACCAGGTTACGCTTCAACACAGCTTGGAGCTTGGTCTATTCTTGATTGCCCTTACTCTCCtctcgattttaaccctcttgaTGCTGTCTGGCTTGACTCCACAAAA ATTCTTTCTGCGGTAAATTGTTGGTTGAAGTGTATGTTGTTAGACCCTTACAATCAAACTGATCACCCTGAATGCAAATCAAGACCTGATAGTGGTCTTTCTGCGATTACGGAGCTTGAGCCTGGATACATTACAG GTCCTCTTTCTTCAGTGTGGAAAGAATGGGTTAGATGGTGCATTGAGTTTGGAATTGAGGCAAATGCAATCATTGCTGTTCCATATGATTGGAGGTTGTCAGCATCAATGctggaagagagagatctttacTTTCACAAGCTAAAGTTTGTTCACAACTGCCACTTTATGTTTTATGT GATTACTTTTGAAACAGCACTCAAACTTCGCGGGGGACCCTCCATAGTTTTTGCCCATTCCCTGGGAAACAATGTGTTCCGCTACTTTTTAGAATGGTTAAAGCTCGAAATTGCACCAAAACAGTACCTTCAATGGTTTGATGACCACATACATGCCTATTTTGCCGTTG GAGCCCCTCTTCTTGGTTCGTGTGAGGCAGTCAAAGCGACTCTCTCTGGAGAAACATTTGGCCTTCCAGTTAGCGAG GTCCTGATAATGTTTATTGGAAGAATTTTTTTGAGGGAAAAGGAAAGGGTAACCATAAGTACCATTGTGATGACATGGAATTTCATCTAA
- the LOC113314964 gene encoding phospholipid--sterol O-acyltransferase-like isoform X2, translating to MRDFQRFSSCILSVMVFTFLIGTTSLFVSGEGGGLSGDYSKLSGIIIPGYASTQLGAWSILDCPYSPLDFNPLDAVWLDSTKILSAVNCWLKCMLLDPYNQTDHPECKSRPDSGLSAITELEPGYITGPLSSVWKEWVRWCIEFGIEANAIIAVPYDWRLSASMLEERDLYFHKLKFVHNCHFMFYVITFETALKLRGGPSIVFAHSLGNNVFRYFLEWLKLEIAPKQYLQWFDDHIHAYFAVGAPLLGSCEAVKATLSGETFGLPVSEGTARLMFNSFGSALWMMPFSKYCRS from the exons ATGAGAGACTTTCAAAGATTTTCATCTTGTATTCTGAGTGTCATGGTGTTTACATTTCTCATTGGTACAACAAGTTTATTCGTTAGTGGTGAAGGAGGAGGACTCTCAGGAGATTATTCAAAACTATCAGGGATAATAATACCAGGTTACGCTTCAACACAGCTTGGAGCTTGGTCTATTCTTGATTGCCCTTACTCTCCtctcgattttaaccctcttgaTGCTGTCTGGCTTGACTCCACAAAA ATTCTTTCTGCGGTAAATTGTTGGTTGAAGTGTATGTTGTTAGACCCTTACAATCAAACTGATCACCCTGAATGCAAATCAAGACCTGATAGTGGTCTTTCTGCGATTACGGAGCTTGAGCCTGGATACATTACAG GTCCTCTTTCTTCAGTGTGGAAAGAATGGGTTAGATGGTGCATTGAGTTTGGAATTGAGGCAAATGCAATCATTGCTGTTCCATATGATTGGAGGTTGTCAGCATCAATGctggaagagagagatctttacTTTCACAAGCTAAAGTTTGTTCACAACTGCCACTTTATGTTTTATGT GATTACTTTTGAAACAGCACTCAAACTTCGCGGGGGACCCTCCATAGTTTTTGCCCATTCCCTGGGAAACAATGTGTTCCGCTACTTTTTAGAATGGTTAAAGCTCGAAATTGCACCAAAACAGTACCTTCAATGGTTTGATGACCACATACATGCCTATTTTGCCGTTG GAGCCCCTCTTCTTGGTTCGTGTGAGGCAGTCAAAGCGACTCTCTCTGGAGAAACATTTGGCCTTCCAGTTAGCGAG GGTACGGCGCGATTAATGTTTAACTCTTTTGGTTCTGCACTATGGATGATGCCATTTTCTAAGTATTGTAGGTCCTGA